A single genomic interval of Cellvibrio sp. PSBB023 harbors:
- a CDS encoding protein YgfX, with protein sequence MLTIRDSAFLRRFYRCFYCLFAVALIIALGPYLSDERSSAITRLIWCCATLLGCIGLWCVCQRQCRAIPMGSLAYENGLWVLRDKNKLMNYVLAGDVLCWPWLIILPLKTMEGRSRLLLLGADALEPADQARLRTWLRACLKPKG encoded by the coding sequence GTGCTGACCATCAGGGATTCTGCCTTTTTGCGCAGGTTCTACCGCTGTTTTTATTGTCTTTTTGCTGTTGCACTTATTATCGCGCTTGGTCCTTACCTGAGCGATGAGCGCAGCAGTGCTATCACACGTTTGATCTGGTGCTGTGCGACATTGTTGGGGTGCATTGGGTTGTGGTGTGTTTGCCAGAGACAATGCAGGGCAATTCCGATGGGCAGCCTCGCCTATGAAAATGGGTTATGGGTACTGCGGGATAAAAATAAGCTGATGAACTATGTGTTGGCAGGTGATGTGCTCTGCTGGCCGTGGCTGATTATTCTGCCGTTGAAAACCATGGAAGGTCGTAGCAGGTTGCTATTGCTTGGGGCTGATGCGCTTGAGCCCGCCGACCAGGCACGTTTGCGCACCTGGTTGCGGGCGTGTCTGAAACCCAAAGGCTAG
- a CDS encoding succinate dehydrogenase assembly factor 2, with product MDINRLFWGSRRGMLELDLVLMPFLENVYPGLEQSDKERYWLLLEEQDQDLFAWFLRRENPDNPELQRIVDIIRANTGLQQKSN from the coding sequence GTGGATATCAATCGGTTATTTTGGGGTAGTCGGCGCGGCATGTTGGAATTGGATTTGGTGCTGATGCCATTTTTGGAAAACGTATATCCCGGGTTGGAGCAGAGCGATAAAGAACGCTACTGGTTATTATTGGAAGAGCAGGATCAGGATTTGTTTGCGTGGTTTCTCCGCCGGGAAAATCCTGATAACCCAGAACTACAACGGATTGTGGATATTATTCGTGCAAACACCGGGCTTCAACAAAAAAGCAACTGA
- a CDS encoding LacI family DNA-binding transcriptional regulator: MTKATIDDVAALAGVSMKTVSRVVNNEPNVRPATREKVEAAIRELSYRPNQSARSLAGNRSYLLGLIYGHPSAHYVLDIQEGVLEICRPQRYELLVHPAIHRDPNLIDEVTDLILEKRVDGVMLTPPLSDNMAVITLLKKMNIPFVRVAPTENKSASPYVETNDEEASYDMTCQLITQGHTRIGFICGHPDHRAMSLRYEGYKAALIENELPLLPDLVAQGENSFESGEMCAKQLLGLPDRPTAIFAANDDMAAGVIMVAHQMGVKIPAQLSVAGFDDTPVAHQIWPSLTTIRQPIRQMAKKATDLLLKQLKGKDIQLPASMLNSSIIVRESTGPLVAVKPGKPK, encoded by the coding sequence GTGACTAAAGCAACAATTGATGATGTTGCCGCGCTGGCGGGCGTTTCCATGAAAACGGTGTCGCGTGTGGTGAATAATGAACCCAATGTGCGGCCTGCCACGCGTGAAAAAGTAGAAGCGGCGATTCGGGAATTAAGTTATCGCCCCAACCAGTCGGCGCGTAGCCTTGCGGGTAACCGCTCCTACTTGCTTGGGCTTATTTATGGCCATCCCAGCGCACACTACGTCTTGGATATTCAGGAAGGTGTGTTGGAAATTTGCCGCCCGCAGCGCTATGAATTGCTGGTGCACCCGGCAATTCATCGCGATCCTAATTTGATTGATGAAGTCACGGATTTGATTTTGGAGAAGCGGGTAGATGGCGTCATGCTAACGCCGCCACTGTCAGACAATATGGCCGTGATCACGCTACTCAAAAAAATGAATATTCCGTTTGTGCGCGTGGCACCTACAGAAAATAAATCCGCTTCGCCCTATGTGGAGACCAATGATGAAGAAGCCTCTTACGATATGACTTGCCAGTTAATTACCCAAGGTCACACTCGTATCGGTTTTATTTGCGGGCACCCGGACCATCGCGCTATGTCACTGCGTTATGAGGGTTACAAGGCGGCGCTAATTGAAAATGAATTACCGCTCTTGCCTGACCTGGTTGCACAAGGGGAAAACTCTTTTGAATCCGGTGAAATGTGTGCCAAGCAATTGTTGGGGTTGCCGGATCGACCTACGGCGATTTTTGCCGCTAACGATGATATGGCTGCTGGTGTCATAATGGTGGCCCATCAGATGGGCGTAAAAATTCCGGCGCAGTTATCGGTTGCCGGGTTTGACGATACGCCAGTTGCGCATCAGATCTGGCCATCATTAACAACCATTCGTCAGCCCATTCGGCAGATGGCGAAAAAGGCAACGGACTTATTGCTTAAACAGTTAAAAGGAAAGGATATCCAGTTGCCTGCCAGCATGTTGAATTCAAGCATTATTGTGCGTGAATCTACCGGGCCTCTGGTGGCAGTAAAACCGGGAAAACCAAAATAG
- a CDS encoding folate-binding protein YgfZ, whose product MPNPDLSPTAYLATLADKQLLLVKGPDASKFLQGQVTCDVKELTAAVTRIGAQCNPKGRILLSFRALQMDSETIALRIPASMLESAQKTLGKYIVFSKAKLHEGTDAFALFGLFGESAAAAASTFFTQLPTEQDGWVEHRGSYLIQLAANRFECWIALAEQDHFLDAVTKQTQSMDAQAWQLLDIASGIADVYPESYELFTPQELNYQLINGINFRKGCYTGQEIVARLHYRGKLKRHMYRFEYTADKIPAPGTAVVNSLSGQQAGAVVMASRNQSGKIELLASLLDEQLDHASVADATEKLSPRNLPYAIPTADDAPIQ is encoded by the coding sequence ATGCCCAACCCGGATTTATCGCCCACTGCCTACCTCGCAACACTTGCCGACAAACAACTCCTTCTGGTCAAAGGCCCCGACGCCAGTAAATTTCTTCAAGGGCAAGTCACCTGTGATGTAAAGGAACTGACTGCAGCTGTCACGCGCATCGGCGCTCAATGCAACCCCAAAGGGAGAATATTGCTGAGCTTTCGCGCCCTGCAAATGGATAGCGAGACCATTGCGCTGCGCATCCCCGCCAGCATGTTGGAATCAGCGCAAAAAACCCTTGGTAAATATATTGTTTTCTCCAAAGCCAAGCTGCATGAAGGTACAGATGCTTTCGCCCTGTTTGGTTTATTCGGCGAATCTGCCGCTGCAGCCGCCAGCACATTTTTCACCCAACTGCCCACAGAGCAAGATGGCTGGGTCGAACATCGTGGCAGCTACCTGATCCAATTGGCGGCAAATCGATTTGAATGCTGGATTGCGCTTGCCGAACAGGATCATTTTTTGGATGCGGTGACAAAACAGACACAATCCATGGATGCGCAGGCATGGCAACTGTTGGATATCGCCAGTGGCATCGCCGATGTTTACCCTGAATCCTACGAACTCTTCACACCGCAAGAGCTAAATTACCAATTGATCAACGGTATCAACTTCCGTAAAGGATGTTATACCGGGCAGGAAATCGTTGCGCGACTGCATTATCGCGGCAAACTGAAACGCCATATGTATCGCTTTGAGTACACAGCTGACAAGATTCCCGCACCAGGCACAGCAGTGGTCAATAGCCTCAGCGGACAACAGGCAGGTGCGGTTGTAATGGCATCGCGCAACCAATCTGGAAAAATCGAACTGCTGGCCTCGCTGCTGGATGAACAACTGGACCATGCCAGTGTGGCAGACGCCACGGAAAAACTAAGCCCGCGCAACCTGCCCTATGCTATACCTACAGCAGATGATGCCCCTATCCAATGA
- the fucP gene encoding L-fucose:H+ symporter permease yields the protein MASIPQGSSTQLNAADTGNNTVPLIIVTILFFMWGLLTSLNDVLIPHLKSVYTLSYTQAMLVQFCFFGAYFVVSLPAGALIKRLGYQNGAVAGLVIAASGCALFYPAATSGYALFLLALFVLASGITILQVAANPYVTVLGPARTASSRLTLTQAFNSLGTTIAPALGGMLILGTAVLTADQLALLPAAEQAAHRAQEAASVQGPYLALAAALLSLALFFAFAKLPKIQHDEEPGLSADTASNKESALSHTHLVLGAIGIFLYVGAEVSIGSFLINFFGEENIAGLKEADAAHLVSYYWGGAMVGRFIGFAVMRYVSPGKTLAFNCICSVILVLVAVLTEGKLAMWAIIAVGLFNSIMFPTIFSMALHNLGKFTGQGSGVLCMAIVGGALVPLAQGALADTIGLQLSFLLPAVCYLYIMYFGIKYAGIYKAAPAAEPAHL from the coding sequence ATGGCCAGCATACCCCAAGGCTCATCGACTCAACTCAACGCGGCGGACACGGGCAACAATACCGTTCCACTTATTATCGTCACCATTTTGTTTTTTATGTGGGGCTTATTAACCTCATTGAATGATGTACTCATTCCCCATTTAAAAAGTGTTTACACCCTTAGCTATACCCAAGCGATGCTGGTTCAGTTCTGTTTCTTTGGCGCCTACTTCGTAGTGTCATTACCAGCAGGTGCGCTGATCAAACGCCTAGGCTATCAAAATGGCGCCGTAGCTGGCCTTGTGATTGCCGCATCAGGCTGCGCACTTTTTTATCCCGCAGCCACCAGTGGCTACGCATTATTTTTGCTTGCCCTGTTTGTGCTGGCCTCGGGCATCACCATCTTGCAGGTTGCGGCCAACCCCTATGTTACGGTGCTTGGCCCAGCCAGAACCGCATCAAGCCGCTTAACACTTACGCAAGCATTTAACTCCTTGGGCACCACTATTGCCCCAGCTTTGGGTGGTATGTTGATTTTGGGAACCGCTGTACTCACCGCCGATCAGTTAGCGCTGTTACCGGCAGCAGAACAAGCAGCCCATCGCGCTCAGGAAGCCGCTTCCGTACAGGGTCCCTATCTTGCACTGGCAGCAGCATTGCTTTCATTGGCCTTGTTCTTTGCTTTTGCCAAATTACCTAAAATCCAACACGACGAAGAACCCGGTCTATCAGCTGATACCGCCTCCAATAAAGAGTCTGCGCTGTCACATACACATTTAGTGCTGGGCGCTATTGGTATTTTCTTGTACGTAGGTGCAGAAGTATCTATTGGTAGCTTTTTGATTAACTTTTTCGGCGAAGAAAATATTGCCGGATTAAAAGAAGCCGATGCCGCGCATCTGGTGAGCTATTACTGGGGCGGTGCAATGGTCGGCCGTTTTATTGGCTTTGCCGTTATGCGCTACGTAAGCCCTGGCAAAACACTGGCCTTTAACTGTATTTGTTCCGTAATTTTGGTGCTGGTAGCCGTGCTGACCGAAGGTAAGTTAGCCATGTGGGCGATTATTGCTGTAGGCCTGTTTAACTCTATTATGTTCCCGACCATTTTCAGTATGGCACTGCATAACCTTGGCAAATTCACTGGCCAAGGCTCAGGTGTATTGTGCATGGCGATCGTAGGCGGCGCGCTAGTTCCTCTGGCGCAAGGTGCTCTCGCAGACACCATCGGCTTGCAACTGTCATTTTTATTACCTGCTGTTTGCTACCTGTACATTATGTATTTCGGTATTAAATACGCTGGCATTTACAAAGCGGCACCTGCTGCTGAGCCAGCACACTTGTAA
- a CDS encoding HDOD domain-containing protein, which yields MNPIAEKVRQEIVTAIEKDQLVLPTLPEVALKVREVADDPNADIDKLTGVIGNDAALSARIIRVANSPLLRASRAIEDLRTALMRLGIQYTCNIATGLAMEQMFQATSDLVDMRMREVWRSSSEVAGISHVLCKHYTKLRPDQATLAGLVHKIGVLPILTYAEDHPALLKDSFTLDAVIDELHAPLGDLILKTWGFPEELAHIPTQHVDFTRSIPKADYADIVTVAMLQSYLGSNSAMTKIDFTQVKAFERLGLDSDMQVSESEDLSADMEAAMSMLG from the coding sequence ATGAATCCAATTGCCGAAAAAGTACGCCAGGAAATAGTGACCGCGATTGAAAAGGACCAACTGGTATTACCCACCCTGCCAGAAGTTGCACTCAAAGTAAGGGAAGTAGCCGATGACCCCAATGCTGACATCGACAAATTAACCGGCGTGATTGGCAACGATGCCGCGCTGAGTGCGCGTATTATCCGTGTTGCCAACAGCCCGTTGTTGCGCGCCAGTCGCGCCATTGAAGATTTACGTACCGCCCTCATGCGCCTTGGCATTCAATACACCTGCAATATCGCCACAGGCCTGGCAATGGAACAAATGTTCCAAGCCACTTCTGACTTGGTAGACATGCGCATGCGCGAAGTTTGGAGAAGCTCCAGTGAAGTGGCCGGTATTAGCCACGTACTTTGCAAGCACTACACCAAGCTGCGCCCCGATCAAGCCACACTTGCCGGGCTGGTGCATAAAATTGGCGTGCTTCCTATTCTCACCTATGCCGAAGACCACCCGGCATTATTGAAAGACAGCTTTACCCTGGATGCAGTTATCGATGAACTTCATGCGCCCTTGGGTGACCTGATTTTAAAAACCTGGGGTTTTCCGGAAGAGCTAGCTCACATTCCCACGCAGCATGTGGATTTCACTCGTTCGATTCCAAAAGCAGACTACGCTGACATTGTCACCGTCGCTATGTTGCAAAGTTATTTGGGCAGCAATTCCGCCATGACTAAAATTGATTTCACCCAGGTGAAAGCCTTTGAGCGGCTCGGCCTTGACTCGGACATGCAGGTCAGTGAATCAGAAGATTTAAGCGCTGATATGGAAGCGGCTATGTCAATGCTCGGATGA